The Punica granatum isolate Tunisia-2019 chromosome 4, ASM765513v2, whole genome shotgun sequence sequence GTCGAGATGATAAACAATGCATCCAATATGGACATGGGGAAGGTGACTCACCAGCGCGCGCAGACCTAATTCTACAACATTTGTAGTGAGTGAATCAAACATATTTGCGGAATTGATTGTGATATGAACTTCAAATTTCTACTATATCTTCTCAATCAGTACTACTACAAGGACATTGTGTCTGGAAAATTTAAATCTGACAAAGGGCAGATGCTATTTCAAGAAGCATCAACAGTTATCATTTCCCTCTGAACATTACAAGCAGACTCTTAAGACTCTAATCTTCCACTTCAGCCGCTCATCTAGTCGCAGTTAGAGGGTTCGATGCAAAGCATCTCTTTACCCTCTCAACCATGTGTTTCTGTATGACGAGTTGTCCCGTAGAGATGCATCATGAGGCTTGTACTCCATGACATAACTGTGGGGAAGCTTTAGGTGCCGCTTGATGGAGTCTCTCAAGGCCATCACCGCCTGAAGAGAGAGAACAAAATCAGTCAACAAGAAACTGacaaatggaaatttaataagCAGACTGTTTGGATTCTTTGAGACCTGATGGTCAGAAGCATTCCGGTTCCAAATGCTCACTATATCCTCATTGAAGCGAATGCTCAACACTGCACCGCATATGTTCTCGCCGTAGTCAAGTTGATCACCCACCAAGGCAAGTACCTGGAGATTCATCCGTATCCAAGAGAGGCAAGATCAATCAACTAGAAGAATGTCGATGACATAATGCTGAGTATGTCCATTTTGACATCAACTTTTTGAATCATCAAACAAAGAGTTGGCCTAGCCAGAAAAATCAATGGCAGACCATAAATCTCCACTTAAAATGCTAGTCAAGTAATGACAATGAAGCTCACAGGAAATGCATATAATTAGTAACATAAGAAAGTCCAGGCTCTTAACAGGGAGTGCGCCTTTCCATGACTTACCAGGTCCTCCCAGAAGCGCCCAGAGACAACCTTCTTGAACCTTATTATCCACTTTCCTCCATTGCAATTTGCTGAGTCCTGAAAGAGAATCTCTGCTGAAGCTTATCTTTTGATGAAGGAAACACGTTAATATGAAAGATGAATTTGTGGCTCTGGATGTTACCTCCCACAGAGGACGGATACCCTCCTTAAACAGATGCAAATCTGTCGGACTAGGCAATGAAGAAGGACGAGCCAAGTAACAGTAGCATACCCAAAAGCCTTCCACCTGAAGAATGTAAATTCGCAAGCCTCATTTAGCGCTGTAGAACAATTCTAGCTCGACACATCTAACACCAACCCAACTATATCCAGAAATAAACTTACCGTACTAAAATCCacgattttctttatgttgtCCTCATAAGATGTCTGAGTCCTAACTCCAGGCGTTCGACGAGTATACCAAAAGACAAA is a genomic window containing:
- the LOC116205841 gene encoding eukaryotic translation initiation factor NCBP, giving the protein MELSAEKRDAENTNNDDNQQAAFDSADGNSREAEEQRERQARDLKAGLHPLKYKFVFWYTRRTPGVRTQTSYEDNIKKIVDFSTVEGFWVCYCYLARPSSLPSPTDLHLFKEGIRPLWEDSANCNGGKWIIRFKKVVSGRFWEDLVLALVGDQLDYGENICGAVLSIRFNEDIVSIWNRNASDHQAVMALRDSIKRHLKLPHSYVMEYKPHDASLRDNSSYRNTWLRG